Part of the Gemmatimonadota bacterium genome is shown below.
CGCCGTCAACGACGGCCGCCTGTCGATCACCGATCTGGTGCGGCTGATGTCGACCCGCCAGGCCGAGATTTTCCGGCTTCCGGGCAAAGGACGCATCGCCATCGGTAACGACGCCGATCTCACCTTTGTGGACCTGGACGCGCGGTGGACTTTCGACCGGAACCAGTGCTTCACCAAGGCGAGGGATGTCATGCGCATCGTGCACGGCATGCCCATGAAGGGCCGCGTCCAGCGCACCATGGTGCGGGGGGAGACGGTGTACGAGGACGGCAAGATCACGGGCCGGCCCGGTTACGGCCGCTGGCTTACGCCCAACTGACCGCGGAAACCCGGCTGATCGAAAGGACAAAAATGGCAGTTCCAGATCCCAGGGGCGTATACACCATTGCGCCGACGCCCTTTGAAGAAGACGGCAGCCTGGATACGGGCAGCCTCTCGACCCTGACCAACTTCCTCATCGACCTGGGGATCGACGGGATCACCGTCCTGGGTGTCATGGGTGAAACCAGCAAACTGGTCGAAGCCGAACGGGACCGGGTCATCGCCGGCGTGGTCGAAGCCGCCGCGGGTCGGATCCCGGTCTGCGCCGGAACCAGCCACACGGGGACGGACGGATGCGTCGCGCTCAGCCGGAGGGCCGAGGAACTGGGCGCCTCCTCGCTCATGGTGGCGCCGTCGAAGCTGGCCAGGGGCACGGACGAGGCCCTGCTCGCCCACTACCTAAAGGTGGCCGACGCCGTATCCATACCCCTCGTGATCCAGGACCATCCCACCAGCAGCGGCGTCCAGATGAGTATCGACTTCGTCGCGACCGTCGCCGACCGGTCTCCGCAATGCCGCTTTCTCAAGCTGGAAGAAGAACCGTCGCCGCGCAAGGCCAGCCAGGTGCTCGCGGCCAACCCCGACGTGGAGATCTTCGGCGGCCTGGGCGGCGTCATGCTCCTGGAGGAACTCCGCCACGGGTGCATGGGCACCATGACCGGCTTCGCCTACCCCGATATACTGAAGGACATCCACACGAAGTACATGTCGGGCGACGTCGACGGCGCCACCGAGACCTTCTACCGGTATTGCCCATTGATCCGCTTCGAAGGCCAGCCCGGCATCGGGCTGTCCATCCGCAAGAACGTCTACCAGCGGCGCGGCGCCATCAAGACCGCCCGGGCGCGCCAGCCCTTCGTCCCCCTGGACGACGGGACCCTGGCGGACCTGAACGATCTGCTGACGAGACTCGGGTTGGAGTGATCGCAGAGGGAACCGCTCAATCCCGCCAGTCGAGCAGGACCCCCAGCGCTTCGCCCGGTTTCTGATAGAGCAGCGCGAAGGCCTCTGCTGCCTCGTGCCAGGGGAAACGGTGCGTGGTCATTCGATCGGTCAGGATCGCGCCCGACGCGAGGAGTTCCATGGCGCGGCGGGACTGGCGGGCCCCCGCACGCGTCCGGTAGTACCCGCCCAGTAATTTGCGCCCCTGGATTTTGTTCGAAGGCAGCGAAAGCGGCTGGTCCTCGTAGAGCCCGATCAGGTGCATCAGCCCGCCAAGGGCCAGCATGTCGAGACCCTGACCGAAGGCGGCCGGACCCGCGGGACCGCCCACGGCGTAGATCACGATATCGGCGCCGAGGCCGTTGGTCAGGCGCTTCACGGCCCTTACGGGATCTTCCTCGCGTGCGTTGATCACCGTGTCGGCGCCGCATTCCGCAGCCATGGCGCACCGGTTGGCCAGCGCGTCCACGGCCACCGCCCTGCCCACACCATTCGCCTTGATGACCTGAAGGATCAGGTTGCCCACGAGACCCTGGCCGAGCACGACCACGGTGTCATGGGGCTTGATATCCTCCAACTCCACCCAGGTGACCGCGCTGCCCGTCAGCGGATAGTAGGGGGCGCGGTCGAAGGAAAGGTCCGCCGGCATGGGCATGACGATGGTCTGGTCCCAGGGAAAAACGAGCCGGGCCGGCCGGACCACGTACTGGGCGTGGGGCGCCAGGGCGACGACGCGATCGCCGGTTTCCAGGTGTTCGACCCCTTGCCCCAGCGCATCCACCGTCCCCGCCATGGAATAGCCCATGATGTCCGGGCTCACGGCGTGTTCCCGCGTGTACCGGCCGCCGAGTTCGGAACCCCGGCTGATGAGGCTGCACGCCGCCTTGATCCGGATCTCTCCGGGACCGGGTTCGGGAATCGGTACTTCCTCGAGTTCGATCCGGTGGAGCCCCTCGGGCTTGATGACGCGTTTCATGGTTGAGATCTGCTTTCCGTCAAACCCCAAAATCAATCCAATGTGAACTTCGCCAGGGTTCTTTGTACGTCGGTGACGTCAATTCCCTTTTTGAACTCTTTCTTAACCGGCAATTCGTTACCTGAAATCCATACTTTCATCTCGGAGTCGAGATCAATCCGCCCCGCCGTCTCAAACGAAAAATGGGCGATTGACTTATACGGAATGGAGTGGTATTCGGTCTTTTTACCGGATATCCCCTGTTTATCCACCAGGATCAGCCGCCTGTCCGTGAAAGCGAACAGGTCTCTGACCAGCTTGAAGACCCTGACCAGTTTCTCATCCTCTATCAGTATCTGCGAGAACTCCTTCTCGATCTCTTCAACTTCGACCTCCGAAGCGTTGCCCATGATGGAGTTCAGAATCGACACAATGCCTCCCTGTGGTTTCTTCCGATATACACTCTCTGGTTTATACACTCTCTGGTTCTAGCTGAACAGCACCGGTTCTTCCTGAACAGTAATGCCGGTAAAGCGGCTGTCCGTCAAGACCGGTCTTCCTCATCCAGTAGCGCCGCGGCCTTTCGCAGGACGTCATCCATGGCCTCGGCGGGCAATGCACAGATTCGCACTACCGCGCCGGACCGCCAGTCCACGCTTTCGAGCTGGTCGGCCAGGATGATCCCGGTCGCCGCAAGCCCCGCGGGGATCGCGACTTCGAACGGATACCCCTTCTCCTCATTGGTAATCGGACAGAAAAGGGCCAGGCCGGCCCTGCGGTTGTAGGCCTCGGGCGAAACCGCCACGGCGGGCCGCCCGGAAGGCAGGTAGGTGCCCTTCCCCGACCTGGAATAGATCCACACGATTTCACCCCGAACCGGTACGTAGCTTGATGTAGCCATTGTTCGTCTCCTTGTATCTCGCCTTCAGCCGTGGCTGCCGATGCTGATTCTGCCGTGCAGGTTGCGTTTCGAGATGCCCGGCAGCAGGTCGGGCAGTTTGAACCGGGTTCGTTCCAGCGGGACGAGGGTCAGTTCCTTGCCCCGGAGCACGAGTACCACCGGTGAATCGTCCCGGACGCCCATCTGGACGGCGACCGGTTTCGGGATGCGCAGCGCAAGGCTGTTGCCCCATTTCTTCACGCGGGATTTCATGCAAGCCTCCTGTGAATGTGATGTAGTGCCTCGTTTAGACACACCGCCAATGGGTGTATCTACCATGGTTCGTTAATTGATTAGTCGAGGCTATCTGAAGGGTCTCGACTGAATAGATAACGGATACGAGAATCTCCGCTGTTGACATGAAACCCGTTATGTGCATATATTTGCACAAATAGGAAGAAGTAGACTACAGGAGGAATAGAGTTGCTTAAAAATGACTCAGTCCGGTATCCTGCACTGATCGATGGCGAAAAAGGCGCCTATGGCGTGGCCTTCCCCGATCTTCCGGGCATCGTTGCCATGGGAAACACCATAGACGAGGCCCTGCTGAATGCGGAAGAAGCACTCAGGGATTATGCAATTGAAACGGAATTGGACGGCGATACCATCGCACGACCGTGCGAACTGGACGAAGTCCTGGTTGAACCGGGTCAGATCCTGACGGCCGTTCCACTGATTCGTCAGTCCGGGCGAAGCGTACGCATACACATGGCCATCAACGAAGGTGTGGCCGTTTTCATAGACAGCGAAGCGAATCGGCGAGGAATGACACGCACCGCCTACGTGGAATGGATGGCGAGGCGTATTGCCATGATGGGTGGATAAGGCAGGTTACTTCACCGTCTTCCGCAAGGTATACCGTCCCGGTTCGGGGACGTACCCCAGTTTACGGTTGAGCGCCAGCATGGGACTGTTCGTCGAGTCGTTGTGCGTACTGATCGACCGTGCGCCCTGGCTTCGGGCATAGCGTATCGCGGCGAGTTTCAGCGCGAGGGCTATGTTTCGCCTGCGGTACGACCGGATCACCCCGGTATGCACGTTGAAAGCCTGGCGCACCTCCGGGTAAAGCCGGACGGCGCAGATCCCAACCCAACGATCGCCGTCGGCCGCGAGTAACTGGCCGTCCGGACGGTACCAGCCCGCCTCGTAGACCCACTCGTTGAACTCCTCGAAGGACAGCCCGGGCCCGGTCCAACCCGGCACATCCCGGTCGGTGATCGCATTGACTTCGTAGAGTTTCCCGCGCGCCTCCGGCGTATCTCCGAAATCTGCAAGCGAGTGTATCCGCAGACCCGAAGCCGCACTGTCCGCGATGATCTGCGCATAAGGTGATTCGTCGAAATGTTCCAGGTCCAGGCTCGACTGAAACAGATGTCGGTCGTTCTCGAATCCCCGCCGCCTTGCGAAGGCCTGCGAAACGGCGCAGTCGTCCCGGACTTCGCTCGTAACCGTGCTGGCGTTGTGGTGCTTCAGAAACTCGAGCATATCCGAATAGAGCGCCGCGCCGATGCCCCGTCCGCGCCACGCCGGCGCGACCCCTGCCCAGGCGTAGAACTGTCCTTCCGGGTCCCAGGTCTCGTGGACCGACACCGCGTAGCCCACCACGGCGTCCTCCCCGTTTACGGCGACTCGGCGAAAACTGATTCTGCCCGGCGCATCGTGGATCAACCACTCGTGCACGGTCTCTACTGATACGGGATTCTGCTCGAAGGTATTGACGACGGAAGCGATGCCGGGTTCGTCGGTGGAGGGAAGGGCGGGGCGGAGGCGGTACATGTCGAGTGACTACAGATTATATCAACGAAGATCAGGCGTCCTGATAAGCATCCAGAAACTCCTGTCTGGTAATTCGAGCTTGGGTGCAGATACGGCGTAACGTAGAGGATTTGAGCTTACGATGATTTGGCATGGTCAATGGAGTCCGTGTTCCATCTGGGTTATCTCTGACCATTGAAATATGATTGCCTTCGCGAACGATTTTGAAACCCAGCTTCTTCAGTGCAGTTGTCACCCGTTGGCGAGGTGCGTCGACAGGGAAAACCGCCATCAGTCCGTGAGTTCCGTATCTGTTACGTAAGCACTAATGACCTCAGCGTCATCCTCAAATGCTTCCGACCCGAAGCTTTCGATATGAAACACGATGGCGGAGGTCACATCCTTTAGCGCCTCGTCATATGTATTTCCCTGACCTACAACCACTCCGGCGAGACCCAATGGATACGCAACGAAACCGTCAACGTGTTCTTCAACGATGATTTTTAATCTACGCATTGCAATCTCGCTTTTCCTAATACGTGACTTGTTACTTTGAATATCATCTCCACTATAAAACAAACAGACGGAATCGCATCACATCTCGCAATTAAAACATAATTGGGAACTTAGTCAATTGGCACTCCGACACGAAAATACGATACTTAGCCGACAGACAGGCCCCTACACCAGCACCCCGGGCATTGGCTTGAACTGGCAGGCCTCGACGAAGATCTCGAAGAAGTCGGGGGTGGTCTCGAGTTCGACGTGCTCGATGTTCTTGACCAGCGCCTCCAGCTCCGCGCGGCGGGAGCGGGACAGGAGGATCTCCCGAGCGCCCTGGACGGCGGCGTTGCCGACCTTGACGATGCGGTCCTCGGGCACGGGGGCCAGGAACCCGATGTCGATGGCGTTGCGCACGTCCACGTAGTTGGCGAAACCCCCGGCCAGGAAGAGGCGGTCCACGTCGCCGGGCGCGACGCCAAACCTGCGCAGCACGATGTACTGTCCGCAGTAATTGGCAGCCTTGGCCTGGGCCAGGTTGCTGGCGTCCTGCCGGGACAGGGTGATGCCGGACTCGGCCACGACGTCCACTTCGAACTGTTTCCGGTCGGAAAACACGCCCTTCGGGCTCATCATCTCGTGGCGGCGCAGTTCGGCGAGGAGGTCGATCAGGCCGGAGCCGCAGATGCCCTGGGGCGTGGCATCACCGATGGTGCTCCAGGCGAACCGGCTATCCTCCCACTTCAGCGATTCGATGGCGCCTTCGTAACCCGGCATGCCGTACTGGATGCCGCCGCCTTCGAAGGCGGGTCCGGCGGGGCACGAAGCCGTGATCATGCGCCCGTTGCCCGCCACGACCACCTCGGTGTTGGTGCCCACGTCCACGAGCATGGATACGCCGGGCTGCGCGGCCAGTTCGACAGTCGCCAGATCGCCAGCCACGTCGCCGCCCACGTGGCTGGCGATGAGGGGCAGGCCGTAGACCCGTGCCTTCGGGTTGGCCCGGAGTCCCAGGCGGCGGGTGCCGATGGTGAGCGCCGTGGTCTCCCGTTTACCCGCGAGATATTCGTTTTCGATTTGTGACTTGTAAGGTTTCTGTCCGATGCTCTGCACGTCGAGCCGGAAGAAGAGGTCCCGCATGGTGGAATTGCCCGCGACGACGATCTCGTAGATCTCCTGCCGCGCCGTTCCCGTGCGCTCGCACCAATCCATGATCTCGTGATTGACGGCGTTGATGATGGCGTTCCAGAGTTCGTCCTCGAAGGCGCCGTCGTAGGAAATCCGGTGCATCACGTCGCTGCCGCCGAAGCGCTGGGGGTTCTCGAAGGAGCAGACGTGGACGCTCTTGCCGGTCTCGAGGTCCACGAATTCCATGACCACCGTGGTCGTGCCCAGGTCGATCGCGAGTCCGTAGACGTGTCCGCGGTACTGGTCCACCTGCTCGCCGTCGTAGAAGACGTCATCGCCTCGCCGGGTGACCATTGGGTCGAGCGCCGTGTCTTTTTCTTCGGTAAAGGTCAGGATCTTGGGCGTGCGGCGCAGGGGTGAGAAGGCGACGTCCATGTTCGGGTCGATGACGCGGGCCTGGCAGGCGAGGCGGTAGTTCTCCCGCAGGAAGGACTCCGGCTTCGTCCGGGGCGCCAGCCCTTCCATCCCCTGCCGGATTTCCACGATGCATTCGTGGCAGATGCCGTTGCGGAAGCAGGACGTAGGCACCTGCACGGCGAGATCGTCGGCGTAGTCGAAGATGGACTTGCCGATAACCGCGGGCCGGGTCGTCGTGCCGTCGGTCACCGATCCGCCTGTCAACGATCCGTCGGTCGGGTCCGCGGATATGTCCAAAGGCGTTTCCTCCGTCTCCCAGGCGCTGCGGTAGTCGAGCTTGTCGTCGCCGCCGCATACGAGCAGTCCGCCGGCTTCCCGGGGCTTGCGCTGGTTGCGGCACCCGAACCGGGCCGTGCATTCGTCGAAACGGTTCTTGTAGGGGCAGCGGTAGGTAGCCTGCTCGGTCGCGTGGGCCATCATGTCCTTGAAGATGGCCGTAATGCGGTCCAGCCGCTCCTGATACGCCGCCTTGTCGATCTTTTTCATGGGAGAATGTAGGGAGGTTGCCGGCGCTCAGGCTTCCTGTTCCTGCTTGAGCTCTACGAGGAGGCGCTGGGCCAGTTCCACGCAGCCCACCGCGTCCTCGGCGGTGCCGTCGGCGCCCATGTCGTCGGCGAACTCCTGGGTGACCGACGCGCCGCCCACCATGATCTTGACGTCCTCCCGCATGTCGTTGTCGATGAAGGCGTCGATGGTCTTGCCCATGTTGGGCATGGTCGTGGTGAGCAGGGCCGACATGCCCAGCAGGGGCGCTTCATGCTCCTCCACCGCGTCCATGAACTCGTCCTCGGAGGTGTCCACCCCCAGGTCGTGGACCACGAACCCGGCGCCGCGCAGCATCATGATGCACAGGTTCTTGCCGATGTCGTGGAGGTCGCCCTTGACCGTGCCCATGATGACGGTGCCGACGGGTTCGATACCTGAGGCGGAGAGGATGGGCTCGATGTGGGCCATCCCGGCCTTCATGGCCCGGGCGCAGGCGAGGACTTCCGGGACGAAGATGAAGTTCTCCCGGAACTTGATGCCCACGACGCTCATGCCGGCGATCAGGCCGTCGTCCATCACCTCCAGCGCCTCGACCCCGCCATCCAGCGCCGCCCGGGTCAGCGTGTCGACCGTCCCGTTGTCCCCATCGATGAGGGCCGCGGAGATCTCCTGCATGGCGGGCGTCGCCCGGGCGAACGCGTCAATGATCCGCGTCCGCTCGTGGGGTCGTTCGATGAACTCTTCTATCTCGTCCTTCAGAAAGTCGTTGGCGATATCGTTTAGTGCTGCCATGCGCTCCTGTCCGGTCCTCCCGGTTTCATGCCGTGTGAGTCTTGTGCCAGTCCTTCACCGCCTGCGGGATCGCCTTCAGGTTCTCGACGGACGCCTGCAGGGGCACGGCACACTCCGGTCCCACCATGTGAATACCGTGTTCCAGGTTCTGACAGACTTCCTGGCCCACTTCTTCGGGACCACGCGCGAAAAGCGTCTCGGGATTATTGATGTTGCCCACGAGGGAGATCTTGCCGTCGACCGCCTCCATGGATTCCTGGGGCTTGTTTTTCGAATCGAAATGAAAGGCCGCGAAACCGGTCTCCGCGATATAGCCCATGCGGTCCACGGTGCGCCCGCAGATATGCATGATCAGCGGGATGGGAATCCGTTCGGCCATCTCGATGTGCAGGTCCCGCAGGAAACGGCGGTAGTATTCGCCACTCACCAGGTCGCCCGTGGCGTGGTCCGGCAGGGTCAGGGCGTCCGCCCCGGCTTCGATCTGCGCGATGCCGAACTCCACCGTGGCTTCCTTCATGCGGTCCAGGGCGAGATGGGTCCGGCCTGGGTCGTCGAGGGACATGAGCAGGAAGGGTTCCACGCCGAAGCAGTGGTAGCCCAGGGACCAGGGCCCCATGGTCTTCCCGACGACCGCCACCTCGTCGCCGTATTCCTTCTTGAGCTTTGTGATGGCGTCGAGGACGCACTTCGTGTCCCGGTGCGTCAGGAAATCCGCAGGGATCTTGATGTCGTCCACGTCGGTCCAGATAGGTTCGCGCATCTTGACCGTGGGCCAGTTGTCCTTCTGCTCCCACTGGATCTTGCACCCAAGCGCGGAGGACTCCTGGATGATGGTGAATACCGGCATGATGGTGTCGAATCCGAGTTCCGTGTAGCTCGTGGCCGCGAGGCGCGCCATGAGCTCCGGGTCCCGGTTGGCATCCGGAAAAGGTGCGTCGACGAGATCCATCAGTTCCACCGTGGCGACTGACGTCGGATTGCACACGGGCGTGCGGTCCACGGGCTCTCCCCGCAGGGCGGCCAGGACCCGGTCCCGGCCCTTCATCGGCTTGATGATGTCGTCGCTCATGACTGCCTCCTTATCCATCCTGCTGGCTCGGCGCGGCCAGGACGCCCCGGCTCGCGACGGCCTCCTGTTCGCGCAGGACGGCCCGGACGTTGGGCGCGCGGACCAGCAACAGCCCCACCAGGGCGTCGTGTACCTGGCCGCAGGGGAAGACCACCTGGTCCAGGGTGCCGCTTACTTCGTCCATCTCGGCTAGCTTCATCAGGCCGCCCGCGATGAAGGAAATGCGGCGCTCACGGTCTTTTCCCTCGCCGTGGGCCGTGACCCGGTAGACGCCGTCGCCCTCGCTCAGGACCTGGATCTGCAGGCCCGATTTCTTATCCAGGATCTCCAGCGGCCGAGGTTCGACGGGACCCGCCGGATCCAGTTTGCAGGCTTCGAGGAACACTCGCTTTACCGCCAGATGGTGTGCATAGCCGCAATGAAACCGCAGGCGCCCGCCGTCGGCCGGCTCCATACCTCCGAGTACTTCCATGGCCTCCACCACGAAGGCGATCCGGTCCTCGACGCCTTCCCGCCGGCTGTAGGTGAATACCTGGTAGACCGGTCCCGTATCGTCCTGCTGGCGATACAGGCCGATCGAAATGTCGCCGAAATGTGTATCCAGCGGAACCAGTTCGATGCGCCTGCCTATGTCGACCGTCTGTCCCAAATCCCTACCTCGTTCATGGCCGTTCGCGGCCGATCACATTCTCGATTGCTGCAGCCAGCCCTCTCACCTAATCATTGCTCCATTCCCGGCCGCCGCGGCCGGCCCTATCCCTTGTCGTAACCGTCTTCCAACTGCTTCAAAAGGGCTTCGGCCACCGCTTCGGCCTCTGCTTCCTGACCGGGCCAGTCCTGCTTCTCGGACCAGTGCCACTCGTCCAGGTAGGCGTCAGTGCCGGTCAGCCCGTCCCGCATGGCCACCCGGTCGATTTCCTGCTGGAACCAGTCGGGCATCTGGCGTGAAAGGGGCCGGCGACCCCCATTGCGCCCTTCGTAGACGCGCACCTGTGCCGGGATGTCCCGCCAGTACAGTACTTGGTACACCGCCATGCCGACCGATCCCGTGCTCAGACCGCCCGGTCCATCGCCTCGCGAAAGGCGCGGATATGGGCGACACCCGTGCCGCAGCAACCGCCGATGAAGTAGGCGCCGGCCTCGAGGAGTTCCGGCACGTGGGCGGCCATCTGTTCCGGGGAATTTTCGTAGTAGGTCCGGTGCTGCTCGTCCAGCCGGGCCCTGCCCGCGTTCGGATAGGCCATCATGCGTCTCGGCGCCTCCCCCCGGGCATCCATGGCGCGCTTCAACTGCCCGATGCCGTTGATGGCGTAGGGCATCCCCGTGTGCTCGTCACGCCGGGACTCGGCGCCGCAGTTCAACCCGACGACCTGAATGTGCCCGAGCAGGTCGCGTCCGCCGGACTGCGCGCCGGCCGCAAGGATCTCCAGGAGATCGGCCGCCGAATGGCCCCAGTCCGTCTTGTAGATGACCTCGCCCGTGGCGCGGTCCTTCGTATACTTGTACGTCTGGTTCACGGCGATGGGCAGATCGAACTGCCTCAACACGTCCACGGCCAGGGCCGCCTCGTTGGCGGAGAACATGGTCTCGACGCAGAAGAAATCCACGCCGCCCTCCGCGAGCGTCGTGCCCACGCGCTCGTGAGCGTCCCGCGCGATGCTGTTCGCGATGCCGAACTCCGTGTCGCCGCTGTCGGCCTCGATGGCGCCAGGCAGGGGACCGATGGAACCGGCGAGGTACACGTCCCTTCCGCTGCGTTCGATGGCGGCCCGGGCATGTTCCACGGACAAGCGGATCAGCCCGTCGGATTCCGAGGCGTCCTTGCCGGCCATTTCGAGATGGGGAAAAGACGCCACGAACGTGTTCGTCCCGATCGCTTCCGAGCCTGCTTCAATATAGTCGAAATGGATGTCCCTGACAATGTCGGGGTACAGTTCATTGGCCAACGCGCTGTTGGCCAGTTCGATGCCGCGGGCGAAGAGTTCGGTACCGAAACCGCCGTCGTAGAGGAGGGGGCGGTCGTCGGCGATGCGTTCAAGAAAAGATTTCATGCGTTATGCTCCGGAAGCCCGGTCCGGCCGCCGGGCGACAGAATGGCTGCCGGCGCGGCTCAGGGCGCCTCGAAGGGCACCTGCTCGCGGGTGCGCAGTTCCATCGGCCGAAGCGCATGGTAGATGAATTCGTTGACCGGCGTGGGCACGTCCGCTTCCCTGCCCATGCGGACCAGCGCGCCGGTCTGGGCCTCCAATTCCGAGAACCGTTCTTCCATGATGTCCCGCTGCATGGAGGCGGTACCGCCGTATTCCACGCTGTCCAGGATGGCCAGGGTCTGGGCCACGATGTCATCGGGGAGGTTGACCCCCAGGGCGGTGGCCACCTGGTGGATCTCCTCCATGGCCGTCTCGAGGAGTCGCCGTGTTCCGGGCTGGCTGCGGACGACACCGATCGGCGCGCGGGTCACGCCGCCGATCCCGCTCCACGAGGCGATGAGAATGTACTTGCGCCACATGGCGGCCTGAATATCCGCCGGCGTGTCGACGATGAGTCCCCTGGTGCCTTCGAAGGCCCGCCGCAGCCGGTCCACCCGTTCGCTGGGCTGGTTGTCCCATTCGCCGAAATTGACGAAGGGTTCGTAGGCGACGTGCCGGATGAGTCCCGGTTCGGCGATGAACGAGACGATTCCGCATACGCCGCCGAGTACGTGACGCCAGCCGAATTCCTTTGCGAGTTGCTCCGGGGTCTCCACCCCGTTTTCCATGGGCAGGATGCAGGTGTCCGGGCCGAGCAGGGGCCGGAGTCCGTCGAGGGCGTCGGGCACCTGCCAGCACTTGACGCAGAGCATGACGACGTCCACGTCGCCGGCCTGCCTGGAATCGCCGAAGGCCTCGATGGAGGGCAGCGTAAAGTCGCCCTTGGTGCTTTCCACGCGGAGACCGTCCCGCTGGAGGGCTTCCAGGTGCTCGCCGCGCGCGATGAAAACGACCTCTTCCCCCGCCTCGGCAAGCCGTCCGCCGTAATAACCGCCTACGCCTCCTGTACCGAATACCGCAATGCGCACATGTGCCTCCGCTGGTCCGGGAATCCCGGTCGATGAATCAATTTCCTTATGACGCCTTCCATATGACGCCGCGCCGGGTCGTTAGCCGCCTTCGACTCCGGTCCGGCTCCGTCAAGCAAGCAGGCCAATATAATGGCATGAAGTTCGGGAGAGCAACTGCTTTTCAAGTGATCCGGCGGGAGACCGCGGCCGGTGAGACGCACGGAGTACAACTCGCTCGTGCCGCTGTGTTCGTCAACCCCCGCCGCGCTCGAGGACGAAGGCTTCCATGGCGTAGTACTGGGGGAAACCGAGCTTGTCGAGACGCCGGGCCGTGTGGGTGTTGCGGTCCTGCACCCGCTCCCAGAATTCCCGGTCGTCGTACGCGCCGGGGAACATGGCGGTGTCCTTCTGGGATTCGTGCCGGAAGATGGCCTGGATCTTGCGCTGGAGGTCTTCGTAGGAAAGGGGAATGAACACGTCCGCCTCGTCCACTTCCCACTCCTGCCAGGCGCCCCGGTAGAGCCACACGTCCGGATCCGTCCTGTCGTAGACGGCGAGGGCCTGGTCGATGACCTCCTTGCACATGCGATGGGTGCCGTGGGGATCGGACAGGTCTCCGGCGACGAAGACGACTTCGGGGCGGATGTCATTGAGCAGATCGAGGACGATCCCCACGTCTTCTTCGCCGATGGGAAGCTTCTTCACCTGGCCGGTCTTGTAGAAGGGCAGGTCCAGGAACCTGGTCTTTTCCGGCGGGATGTCGAGCGTCGAAGCCGCCGCGATGGCTTCGGAACGGCGGATATTGGTCTTGATGACCTGGACTTCGGGGATGTCCACCTGGCCGGCCTGTTTCGTCTCGATGAAAGACCGCACCTTGTCCACGATGCCGTCGAACTTCGCGTGGGTGCATCCCAGGTCCCGGAAGGTCAGGCCGATGAAATCGATGAGCCGTTTCACGTCCTCGTCGAAGACGGCGATA
Proteins encoded:
- a CDS encoding cobalamin-binding protein, coding for MQEISAALIDGDNGTVDTLTRAALDGGVEALEVMDDGLIAGMSVVGIKFRENFIFVPEVLACARAMKAGMAHIEPILSASGIEPVGTVIMGTVKGDLHDIGKNLCIMMLRGAGFVVHDLGVDTSEDEFMDAVEEHEAPLLGMSALLTTTMPNMGKTIDAFIDNDMREDVKIMVGGASVTQEFADDMGADGTAEDAVGCVELAQRLLVELKQEQEA
- a CDS encoding MtaA/CmuA family methyltransferase; amino-acid sequence: MKGRDRVLAALRGEPVDRTPVCNPTSVATVELMDLVDAPFPDANRDPELMARLAATSYTELGFDTIMPVFTIIQESSALGCKIQWEQKDNWPTVKMREPIWTDVDDIKIPADFLTHRDTKCVLDAITKLKKEYGDEVAVVGKTMGPWSLGYHCFGVEPFLLMSLDDPGRTHLALDRMKEATVEFGIAQIEAGADALTLPDHATGDLVSGEYYRRFLRDLHIEMAERIPIPLIMHICGRTVDRMGYIAETGFAAFHFDSKNKPQESMEAVDGKISLVGNINNPETLFARGPEEVGQEVCQNLEHGIHMVGPECAVPLQASVENLKAIPQAVKDWHKTHTA
- a CDS encoding homocysteine S-methyltransferase family protein — its product is MKSFLERIADDRPLLYDGGFGTELFARGIELANSALANELYPDIVRDIHFDYIEAGSEAIGTNTFVASFPHLEMAGKDASESDGLIRLSVEHARAAIERSGRDVYLAGSIGPLPGAIEADSGDTEFGIANSIARDAHERVGTTLAEGGVDFFCVETMFSANEAALAVDVLRQFDLPIAVNQTYKYTKDRATGEVIYKTDWGHSAADLLEILAAGAQSGGRDLLGHIQVVGLNCGAESRRDEHTGMPYAINGIGQLKRAMDARGEAPRRMMAYPNAGRARLDEQHRTYYENSPEQMAAHVPELLEAGAYFIGGCCGTGVAHIRAFREAMDRAV
- a CDS encoding 2-dehydropantoate 2-reductase — protein: MRIAVFGTGGVGGYYGGRLAEAGEEVVFIARGEHLEALQRDGLRVESTKGDFTLPSIEAFGDSRQAGDVDVVMLCVKCWQVPDALDGLRPLLGPDTCILPMENGVETPEQLAKEFGWRHVLGGVCGIVSFIAEPGLIRHVAYEPFVNFGEWDNQPSERVDRLRRAFEGTRGLIVDTPADIQAAMWRKYILIASWSGIGGVTRAPIGVVRSQPGTRRLLETAMEEIHQVATALGVNLPDDIVAQTLAILDSVEYGGTASMQRDIMEERFSELEAQTGALVRMGREADVPTPVNEFIYHALRPMELRTREQVPFEAP